The sequence below is a genomic window from Salicibibacter cibarius.
GTTAAATCCATTGCCGGCCTGTGGGCATATGGACCTTCTAACCCGTACCCTTTCCCAGAAGCATATATTATTCTTGGATTGATCTGTTTTAATTTTTCATAATCCAATCCCAATCGTTCCATAGCTCCTAAAGAAAAGTTCTCCACAACTACATCAGCTTGCTTTACTAAATCTAAAAATACCTGTTTTCCCTCATTAGACTTCAGGTCAATAGAAGCACCTAACTTATTGGAGTTGAGCATAAGTAGCTCATGGCTATCTCCTTTTCTTCTCACACGTAAATTCTCACCTTGAATTGGTTCTATCTTTATTACTTTTGCTCCTTGATAAGCTAACATCAGTGAACAATATGGACCGTTATATATTTGTCCTAGATCGAGCACCGTTATTCCTTCTAGAGCTTTATGCATATTTGAAACCCCTTTCAATACTAACAATATCTATATTATTCATTACATTTTTTAATATAGTATAAACATGAATCCAACTCTAAAAATTTCTTGTCTATAATGCATTAGGATTATCTATTATACGTACTATTTGATCTGCCGCATTTTTAGCTAGCCTTGAAAAATATTCTACTGTAGTATCAGTTTTACGAAACGTTGGGCATGAGATTGCAATACTTGCTAGTAAAGTTCCACTTTGAGATATAACAGGTACAGCAACATTTAAGGTGCCAACGTTTACTTCTCCCTCTGTATTGGAAAAACCTAATTTTTTAATAACCTCTAATTCATCTTTCAATATGTCAATTTTTTCAAATCCTTCATTCTTGGCTTTTTTAAATATTTGTTCCTGTTGCAATGGACTTAAAAAAGCTAATAAAACCTTTCTTGAGGCGCCAAGGAAAACTGGTTTACTCACACCTATAGGGGCAGAAGTTTTTAATACTTGCTCACTTTCAATAGATGCAATACATACACCCTCTAATTTCACAATATCAAAAAAATTAAGGCTTACAGTTTCTCCTGTTTCCGAAGCTATTTCTTTAAGAAATGGCATAGCCGTGCGGGCCAGTTTAGGTTGAGGGTTTGCGTATAAGCCAAGGACATACGCACTTAATCCTAAACTATATTCTCCTGTTTTCTCATCTTTCGCTAAATAACCACCTTCAACCAATGTATTAAGCAGTCTTAACGTTACTGTAGGTGACATTTCCAATATTTCAGCTAACTCCCTAGCCCTATACCTAGCCTCATCTCCTTGAAAAAGATCTAAAACTTTTAAACCTCGTCGTAAAGTCTGTGATGTAGATGTATCTGCCAATTAGTATCACCAACCCTCTCCACGAACTAAAACAATTATAGGTTTTAGATTCCTATAATAGGATATTATCATCGGTTGATTTATCTGTCAACATTCATTCATGAATTCTTGTAATTTTTGTCTTTTTGTCTTCATCCACAGATAATTATCATATTTTCTTGCATTCCATGCTTTATGCAATTTTGATCACAATCTTCGTGCATATCCCTGCATGAGGATGTTGTTAACCGAGTGGAGGGATGCACAAATTCAATCATCCCCGACCTAATTTTCCAAAACTCAAAAATCCTTTCTGGGCATCACCGAACATCCAAAGGGCGCATAAGATGCGGTATCGATGCAAGGAGGGAAGATGATTATTATGAATAAATGGATCCGTCGGGGATTGGCTCCGGTGCTTGCCGTGCCTTTAATGTTAACCGCTTGTGCCAACGGCGATGATGGCGATGACGACACGGTGGAAGTAGCCGAAGTGACCCGTTCCATTTTCTATGCCCCGCTTTATGTAGCCATTGAAGAAGGCTTTTTTGCCGATGAAAACATTGACATTGATCTTACAACGACTTGGGGCGGCGATACGACCATGACCGCACTCTTATCGGATAGTGCAGATGTGGCGCTTGTCGGTTCGGAAACATCCATATACGTACACGCGCAAAACCCAAGTGACCCGGTTGTCAACTTTGGGGCGCTCACGCAAACAGATGGCACGTTCCTTGTTTCCCGAGAGCCGATGCCGGACTTTTCTTGGGATGATCTTGAAGGAGCGTCATACTTGGGGCAACGCGCAGGTGGCATGCCGCAAATGGCCGGTGAATATGCCCTCCGCCAAAACGGGATTGACCCTCACAAAGACGTAGAACTGGACCAAAGTGTCGACTTTGAAAATATCGCCGGTGCATTTGCATCCGGAAGTGGAGACTTCGTGCAATTATTCGAACCAAATGCCACTGAATTCGAAGAAGAG
It includes:
- a CDS encoding IclR family transcriptional regulator; the encoded protein is MADTSTSQTLRRGLKVLDLFQGDEARYRARELAEILEMSPTVTLRLLNTLVEGGYLAKDEKTGEYSLGLSAYVLGLYANPQPKLARTAMPFLKEIASETGETVSLNFFDIVKLEGVCIASIESEQVLKTSAPIGVSKPVFLGASRKVLLAFLSPLQQEQIFKKAKNEGFEKIDILKDELEVIKKLGFSNTEGEVNVGTLNVAVPVISQSGTLLASIAISCPTFRKTDTTVEYFSRLAKNAADQIVRIIDNPNAL
- a CDS encoding ABC transporter substrate-binding protein, producing MNKWIRRGLAPVLAVPLMLTACANGDDGDDDTVEVAEVTRSIFYAPLYVAIEEGFFADENIDIDLTTTWGGDTTMTALLSDSADVALVGSETSIYVHAQNPSDPVVNFGALTQTDGTFLVSREPMPDFSWDDLEGASYLGQRAGGMPQMAGEYALRQNGIDPHKDVELDQSVDFENIAGAFASGSGDFVQLFEPNATEFEEEGIGHVVASFGEESGTLPYTSFITKESMVEEDEDVLVRFNRAIYEAQQFVENESSETVAASIAPYFDETSEDVIANVVERYDEQNSFAKDPYIDEEGWDHLQDIMEESGELPERIDYEDLVDTDIADRALE